Proteins from a genomic interval of Neodiprion lecontei isolate iyNeoLeco1 chromosome 2, iyNeoLeco1.1, whole genome shotgun sequence:
- the LOC107225921 gene encoding uncharacterized MFS-type transporter C09D4.1 yields MVISKSVNDTDTEELNSKGLNFVLKTSFPKFETEFQHMAGAEQISKHIQNVLEVKVFKKRWLQLALFFLYSASIHIHVYQYTIISNIICKYYNVSTLAVEWTSIIFMVMYLILIIPCSYLINRIGLRWSILTGATVTCLGAWIKVFSVSPDRFVVTLIGQAIIAVSQPFTQPLPGLLTARWFGPEQTALATTIACCGITVGLSVSHSMTPMIVQNRDGIDEIGQDLSILFWSSAASSTVIGVALLFLFRDGPRLPPSASRALQIVNGDAAKTEDYLPSIKRILSNKNYLVLWNSDGIIMSVLNAITAMLNPLYLAHFSNCEKEVGKLGFSIVITGTVGSLTVALVLDRIKKFREIAFSLCSLSILGEILFAVSLFVEIKWMVFVSGIMLGGILVSYTTMDYELSAEATYPEPEHIATGLLFVSVNVYSPLVILIAGSLMEVYGDKAAHACFISLLILGTILTGVNKSELRRQKAAECVVNYKTVPQKVFTQPSQTFDETVWNFDP; encoded by the exons ATGGTGATTTCAAAGAGTGTAAACGATACAGACACAGAAGAATTGAATTCGAAGGGATTAAATTTCGTGCTTAAAACGTCTTTTCCGAAGTTTGAAACGGAATTTCAACACATGGCAGGAGCCGAACAGATTTCAAAACATATTCAGAACGTTTTGGAGGTGAAAGTGTTCAAGAAGCGTTGGCTCCAGCTTGCGCTATTCTTTCTTTACAGTGCGAGCATTCATATTCATGTGTATCAATACACGATCATCAGCAATATAATATGCAA ATACTACAACGTCTCTACACTGGCCGTTGAATGGActtcgattattttcatggTGATGTACTTAATTCTGATAATTCCATGCTCGTATTTGATCAATCGCATTGGTCTGAGATGGTCGATTCTAACGGGAGCGACGGTAACGTGTCTCGGAGCATggataaaagttttttcagtATCTCCGGATCGTTTCGTCGTGACTTTAATCGGCCAAGCGATAATCGCTGTGTCGCAACCGTTCACCCAGCCTCTTCCGGGATTATTGACAGCCCGTTGGTTCGGCCCGGAACAAACCGCCCTTGCGACTACCATCGCTTGCTGCGGTATCACTGTTGGACTTTCCGTTAGCCACTCGATGACTCCGATGATAGTTCAAAATCGTGACGGAATCGACGAAATCGGGCAAGATTTGTCGATCCTTTTCTGGTCTTCCGCTGCATCCTCTACCGTCATTGGCGTGGCTTTGTTGTTTC TTTTTCGAGACGGGCCACGTTTACCGCCGAGCGCTTCCAGGGCGCTTCAAATAGTAAATGGTGATGCTGCTAAAACGGAAGATTACTTACCGTCGATTAAAAGAATATTGAGTAACAAGAATTACTTAGTACTGTGGAACTCTGACGGCATAATTATGAGTGTTCTGAATGCAATAACTGCAATGCTGAATCCGCTTTATCTAGCTCACTTCAGT aaTTGTGAAAAGGAAGTTGGAAAGCTAGGGTTTTCGATTGTCATCACGGGAACCGTTGGTTCGCTAACCGTTGCCCTTGTTCTTGACAGGATTAAGAAATTCAG AGAGATCGCGTTTTCCTTGTGCAGTCTCTCTATCTTGGGGGAAATTCTGTTCGCTGTGAGCTTGTTCGTTGAAATCAAATGGATGGTATTCGTCTCCGGTATAATGCTTGG GGGTATATTGGTCAGCTATACAACGATGGACTACGAATTGAGCGCTGAAGCAACGTATCCGGAACCAGAACATATCGCCACGGGGCTGCTGTTCGTATCAGTAAACGTTTACAGTCCCCTGGTAATTCTGATAGCCGGAAGTTTGATGGAAGTATACGGAGACAAAGCGGCACACGCGTGTTTCATATCGCTGCTCATTCTCGGTACGATTTTAACTGGTGTTAATAAGAGCGAACTTCGTCGCCAGAAGGCTGCTGAATGTGTTGTGAACTACAAGACTGTCCCTCAAAAAGTATTTACCCAGCCTTCTCAGACTTTCGACGAAACAGTGTGGAATTTTGATCCCTGA